The nucleotide window CCGGGGCTTGATTCTCCTGCCCGGCGACATCCTGTTCACTGAGGGCGGCGACCGCGACAAGCTCGGGCGCGGCTGGGTCTGGCGCGGCGAGATCGCCGAGTGTATCCACCAGAACCACATCTTCCGCGCCCGCCTTCGGTCCCCCGAGATCGAGCCGAAGATCATTTCCTGGTACGGCAATACGGCTGGCCAAGACTACTTCACGCGCCAGGGGAAGCAGACGACCAACCTCGCGTCGATCAACCTGACGAAGCTCAGCGCCTTCCCCGTACCGATCCCGCCTTCGGCCGAACAACGTCGCATCGTCGCCGCCATCGAGGAGCACTTCTCCCGCCTCGACGAGGGGATTGCGGCGTTGGAGAGCGCGAGGGCGAGGCTGAGGCGCTACCGGGCCTCGGTGCTCAAGGCCGCCTGCGAGGGCCGCCTCGTCCCCACCGAGGCCGAACTCGCCCGCGCCGAGGGCCACGACTACGAGCCCGCCGACCGCCTCCTCTCCCGCATCCTCCAGCACCGCCGCTCCCGCTGGGAGGCCGACCAACTCGCCAAGCTCCACGCCCAGGGCAAGCCCCCCAAGGACGACCGCTGGAAGGCAAAGTACGCCGAGCCGAACCCGCCCGACACCAGCAGCCTGCCGGAGTTGCCCGAGGGGTGGACGTGGGCGGCAGCCGCCCAGATCGCCGAGATTCAGGGCGGAATCCAGAAGCAGCCCAAGCGCACCCCGAAGGAGAACGCCTACCCCTTTCTCCGGGTGGCGAACGTCTACCGCAATCGCCTGGAACTCGACGATGTCCACCGGATCGAGTTGTTCGGCGACGAACTCGACAAGCTGCGGTTGCAGCCGGGCGACCTCCTGATCGTCGAGGGCAACGGCAGCCCGACCGAGATCGGCCGCATGGCGATCTGGAACGGTGCCATCAGCGATTGCGTCCACCAGAACCACATCATCCGCGCCCGCCTGGTCGGCGACCTGCCGCCCTCCTACGTCGGTTGCTACTGGAACTCCCCAGACGGCTCGTCTCGGGTCATGCAAGTGTCCAGTTCCACCAGCGGCCTGCACACCCTGAGCGTGACGAAGGTCAACGCCCTGCCGGTGGCGCTCCCGCCGCTTGCCGAGCAACACCGCATCGTCGCCGAGGTCGAGCGCCGCCTCTCCCTCATCAACGCCCTCGACGCCGCCCTCGCCGCTGGCCTGAAGCGGGTCGAGCGGTTGCGGCAGGCGATCCTCAAGCGGGCCTTCTCCGGCCGCCTCGTCCCCCAGGACCCCGCCGACGAGCCCGCCTCAGCCCTTCTCGAACGCATTCGGGCCGGCGGTTCGCCGCCGGCCCCAAAACCTCGGGCTGGTCAGGGGGCTCGATCCCGACGGTCTGGGCCGGATCATCAGCCATCCCTCTTCGATTAGCGTTCGATTCTTGCTCGTTTCTTGGCCTAGATTACGAGTGGTTGCTCAAATCGACAGCACCAAGGAGCCAAGAACACCATGCCATCCCCACTGTACCAGTACCCGCACTCCGCGAGGGTTGATCTCGATGAGGCTTTCCCGGGCCTTCGCGAGAAGGTGACAACGGAGAACGTCCAGATCATCGGGTCGCTGATCGAGGAATTCAAACAAGCGTTTGGTGACGACGTTGAAACCGAATTGGAAGAATTCATCCGGGAAGGAATCTCTGGTGACTCCGATTCCTGGAATGGCACGGTAGAACGCAACGGCACGACGATCCCGCTGAATTTCATGATTGACGATGATCTCGACGAGAACGATCGTCGCGTTTACGTAATCTGCCCTCGACCTTAAGCCGACAGGGCTTGAACGATCGTTTGTCAATCGTTGCCCCTGTCTCGATCGAGCAGGCGATCGAGGCCGCAGGCACCATGCAGGACGCGGACCAGTCGAGCCTCGGCGGGGTTCCTGCCATCGGATCATCCCCGCCGTTCGGCATCGCGGCGATGGACCTCGTGCCGGATCGCATCCCAGTCTTGCCGCGTCATCGGCGTCGCCGGCGCCAAGTCGAGCCCCTCGACCAGCAGGCCATCGACCCGATGCCGAGCGGCCTACCGCCGTTGGTCCTCGCGGATCAGGGCGCTCATGTACTCCCCGACGCTGTTAAACCCCCGGCGGGCCGCCTCCTATTCCACGAACGCCTTGTCCTCGTCGGGCAGCGTGATGTTCATGCTCGCCATGCCGGGCCCTCCTCTCGGATCGAGCATACCCCGCCGGGAGCGGGTCGCCAAGGCGACCAAGGCCGCCTGGCGCTCAGCTTCGTAATGATCCACAGGTCCGCAATCCCCTGCCTGATCCGGGGAGCGATCACCCTCTGGATCGGAGGACCGACCCGAGCTACTTCTGCCCGGCTCTACGGCGCCCGGCGGCCTTCATCGACTTCTTCACCGCCCGCGTCTTCGCCTTCTTCGCGGGCTTCGCCTTCGCCGATCCTGCGAGTTTGGCCCTGGCGCGGGCAATGGCCGCCGGGCTCGCGAGCCCGGCGGCTTCCAGAATCTCGATCCGCTTCTCCAGGGGCATCTCCGCGACTTTCAGGGAGACCCGGCGGATGCGGTCGGTCGTCATCGGATCACTCCTCCCTCGGCTTCACCCACCAGGTTCCGAGGATGCAATTGGGCTCTCGGACGCAGATTTGGACGTGGGCCTGCGGGTTGATCCCGCTCGCATCCCAGAGCCGATCCGCCGTCGGGACGAACACCGCGCGGCAACTGTCGATCGGATCGCCCTCTTCCTCGGCCGTTTGGTACGCGAAGTTGAAGACCGCGCAGTTGAGGCGTTTCTGCCGGATGTTCGGAGGCGGCTTCTCCCCGATCTGGTCCATCGTGTCCAGGTAGCCCTCATGGAACCGCTTGAGGTCCTTCGCGAAACCAGGGTCCAGGAGATCGAGGCAATTGCCGAGCCGGATCATCGAGCCAAGCACGGCGATCTCCTCGGTCCACCCCTTGCTCCGCTTGAGTTGCTGGGCCCAGAGGAACGCCTGCTGGGGAGCATACTCCCAGAAGTAGATGCCGTGCCCGAGCCAATCGTAGTCGTTCCGGCTCGGCTCGAACTCGGCCGCTCCCCGGACGATGTCCTGGGCCACCGACCACTTCGTCCCATGATACCCGATGACGGTCCGGTGGTAGTCACTATAGCGGGGCACGGCCGGTTCCTGGTTGGCATGGGGTGAGACGACGAACCGTATCCACTCGATCGTCCAGGCTCCCCGCTCCGCTTGAGCAGGTTCCCGAGCCGCCCAGCCGGTCGTCCGTCGAGTCGTCATCAGCATCCTGAGTCACCAGCCCCGAAATGACCACCCACTTCGCACCACCCTCATCGGCGACCTGAACCGCTCCCCCCGTCGCCCTCGCCGTTTTGCTTGACCCCGAAGGACCCCGGCATGAGACTGATCCCTCCCGGTCGTAGGTGTGTCCCAATTCAGCCCGGTCGCCCGCACCATTGCGGACGACTCCCCGAGCGAACCTGAGCCCACAGCCCCAGCGACGAAGTGATGGCATGACGCGCCCGAACGCCAAGACGATCCAGATTTTCCTGCCCACCGGCGAGCCGCGCGGGCTTCGCATCGCGGAGATGACCAACCGGATCGTCCAGGTCGTGCTCATTCCCCGCTCCGACCTCGCCCGAGCCAAGGAGCGGCCCGAATTCGGCCAGGTCGCCGCCTACTTCCTCTTCGGCGAGTCGGAGGAGGCCGCCAAGCCCCAAGTCTACGTCGGGCAGTCCGAGGACCCCAGGTCCCGGCTCGACCGCCACAACGTCACCAAGGACTTCTGGCGCACCGCCGCCGTCTGCGTCTCCCGCACCCAGAGCTTCACCCCCGCCCACATCCGATACCTGGAGTGGTACAGCATCCAGGAGGCCCGCCGCATCGGCCGCTTCGAGGTCGTCAACGAGGTCACCCCCGGCAAGCCCTTCGTCACCGAGCCGATCGAGGCCGACCTGCTCGACGCCTTCGACACGCTCGGCATCCTCCTCTCGGCGCTGGGCTACCCGATCTTCGAGCCGATCTTCAGCCCCGTGGCCGCCCCGCTGTTCTTCTGCACCGCCCGCGAGGCCGACGGCAAGGGCGAACTCGTCGAGGACGGCTTCGTCGTCCGGGCCGGATCGACCGGACGGGCCGACATCGTCCCCTCGGCCTCCTCGACCTTCGTGGCCGCCCGCGAGAAGCTCCGGGGCGCCGGCATCCTCGTCGAGGAGGACAGCCGCATTCGCTTCACCCAGGACTATCTTTTCTCCTCGCCCAGCACGGCGGCGATGGTCGTCATGGGCCGGACCGCCAATGGATGGGTCGAGTGGAAGGACACCGAGGGCCGTACGCTGCACGAGGTCTACCGGGTTGAGGCCCTCGGATGACGCACGGTCCTGGTATGATGGTCCTGGCCGGGTCAGCAGGAATCTCGGGGCCGATGGGGACGATCGCATGTGCACCCGATCGACGCTCGCGCATGGCGAGCGGCATCATCTGTTCGTCGACTTACTCCGATCGGGCGAGGTTTATCTGACCCTGGAGAAGTCCGACTTCGAGGCCCACCGCGATCGCGTCACCGTCGCCATCCCGCTGGATGTTTGGGAGCAGATTCGCCACGTCGAGGTCCGTGCTGACGACTGGTGGGACGATGATGACGACCCCTCCCCCGGGCAGGGCAATGGCGCCCCGAACCCCGAGCCGCCCGACCGATCTGCCGAGTCGGGTGGCCCATGAACAACATGCCGACGAACCGACCTTTGAACGACCCTCTACGCCCCAACACGATCCCGATCGCAAGGTCCGCGACGCGGCCATCCGGCGCATCGCCGGCTCGATGGCCGACGATCCCGAGTTCGATGCCGCAACCGAGCAGGTTCGTCGCGACCGCTTG belongs to Tautonia marina and includes:
- a CDS encoding restriction endonuclease subunit S, giving the protein MTDEDQQPLPRGWEWASLTQIAEVKGGITKGQKRKTRDGLREVPYLRVANVQRGFLDLDEVKTIEATEDEVRGLILLPGDILFTEGGDRDKLGRGWVWRGEIAECIHQNHIFRARLRSPEIEPKIISWYGNTAGQDYFTRQGKQTTNLASINLTKLSAFPVPIPPSAEQRRIVAAIEEHFSRLDEGIAALESARARLRRYRASVLKAACEGRLVPTEAELARAEGHDYEPADRLLSRILQHRRSRWEADQLAKLHAQGKPPKDDRWKAKYAEPNPPDTSSLPELPEGWTWAAAAQIAEIQGGIQKQPKRTPKENAYPFLRVANVYRNRLELDDVHRIELFGDELDKLRLQPGDLLIVEGNGSPTEIGRMAIWNGAISDCVHQNHIIRARLVGDLPPSYVGCYWNSPDGSSRVMQVSSSTSGLHTLSVTKVNALPVALPPLAEQHRIVAEVERRLSLINALDAALAAGLKRVERLRQAILKRAFSGRLVPQDPADEPASALLERIRAGGSPPAPKPRAGQGARSRRSGPDHQPSLFD
- a CDS encoding GIY-YIG nuclease family protein; protein product: MTRPNAKTIQIFLPTGEPRGLRIAEMTNRIVQVVLIPRSDLARAKERPEFGQVAAYFLFGESEEAAKPQVYVGQSEDPRSRLDRHNVTKDFWRTAAVCVSRTQSFTPAHIRYLEWYSIQEARRIGRFEVVNEVTPGKPFVTEPIEADLLDAFDTLGILLSALGYPIFEPIFSPVAAPLFFCTAREADGKGELVEDGFVVRAGSTGRADIVPSASSTFVAAREKLRGAGILVEEDSRIRFTQDYLFSSPSTAAMVVMGRTANGWVEWKDTEGRTLHEVYRVEALG